taaaatattatacagaTTTTACtcaattattcaagaaaaatgttgacctcgacaaaaaaaatttgtataatttataaacataaggaatgaacatacaattttattatttggtttaaaattcaacaattttcacaaaaacaaaaaagtcaataattttgtttaaaaaattcgtctttttgggttaaaaattcaattatttgtttttgtgtgaaaaattcaactgttttgtagaaaattcgtcttttggcatgagaattgcacattttttatgaaactttttttctttgttgactggaaaatttttcttgatagaaaattcgtctttttggttaaaaaatggaactgcttggttgaaaactaatctttttttgatccaagatttttaactattatgttgaaaatttacctttcttagttgaaagttcatgtatttgattaaaatatcgttttttttcggtataaaattaatctttattgttggaaattcaacgtctttatagaaaattgttatagatgaaaattaaatgcttaattattttgttgcatttttgttaaaaaaattgtttttgttgatttttgttttgtttgaaaattcttttttttttgtttaaaaatgaactactccgtgtttaattgaaaaattatcttttttagttcaaaatttcaatattttgttgaaaatttaactattttgttaaaattgtatacattttactggaaatttgtctttcgccgtagaatattaatattatttgagaaaaattcatctttttggataacaattcatttctttggttgaaaatttcattttttcaattccaatttcatttttttttgtttgttaaagattcctcatttttgttgaaaactcgtttctttggcgaaaaatggaactattttgttgaaaatgtatacgttttattagaaattcgtctttcgcggtagaatattaatcttctttgtaaaatatgcatctttctggttgacaattcttttatttgtttgaaaattttactattttgttgaatactcgttttttgtggttaaaagtttatcttttccagttgaaaattcatgtcttttgttgaaaattttaattttatcttagaaaatcaatcttcttggttgaaaattcatttttttctttgttgaagtttcctcatttttgtttaaaactcgttttttttgcgaaaaatgtaattattttgtggaaaatttatacattttattggaaattcctctttcgcagtagaatattaatcatctttgtaaaaaattcaactttctggcgGACAATacttttatttagttgaaaattttactattttgttgaaaacccgctttttgtggttaaaagtttatcttttccagttgaaaattcatgtattttgttgaaaatttgacttttatgttagaaaattaatcttcttggttgaaaattcattttttttgttgttaaagattcctcatttttgttgaaaactcatttctttggttaaaaatgtaactattttgttgaaaattcatgtattttgtacaaaaatgcatccttctggcaaaaaattaatcgtttgggttgaaaattactgtagtatgttaaaaattcatcttttctggtagaaattaatcgttttggttgaaaattcatcttgctggtttaatattgaactattgcagtagaatatttattattttacttgaaagtgtaactgttttttgaaaattagtttttttttgttgaaaacatttttttaaaggaaaatgtaactattgtttcaattgaatattccataattttagttgaaaatacaactttttgtttccccattaatttttctaattgaaaattaaactaattcagtttttggttgataatatatcttttttagttgaaaattcgtgcaatttgttgaaaattgatctgtttgatagaaaataattttttaactaaaaaattaactgctccatttttgttcaaaaaggtTTTAGTACCAAATTCagttattcagtttaaaatttaccttttttagttgaaaaatgtatgtattttgttgagaaatcgtcttttttagtagagaattaatattcttgattgaaaatttaagtatcctaGTTAAGGATTCatcgtttcagttaaaaatgtatctttttggttgaaaataaaaatacgtgtctcaaagttaaaatctttcgttaaaaatgcatccttttggtttaaaattaatctagtccagttgaacattcaaaattttagtggaaaattcatcagtttagttgcattttttttgttcgccaaaaactaatttttaaaactgaagactTATTGGAATTTTCAGTACAcaaagataaagtaaaaattggttttaaaaaattcgaataatttgacTGGCTTTGTACTATGtaaaattatacttgaaaaaaacttgagatacatgtaaaaaatctggaattgtcagggaattcttttccaggatttgagtagatacCCTTGgtggtaattttgaaaaaatagcgaaaaagttgatttttatcatatttccgcatagaaaatttgaatctaattcccaatttaatgttttttttttaacttcagaagAAATGACAACTTGTTCAGCTCGTGGTTGTGCCAGTTCAAGTGCTTCAGGTGCTTCCTTTCAACACTTTCCAACCGATCCAGTTAgaagaaaaatatggaaaactgCAATGAATCGTCCAAAGTGGCGTCCGACCGAATCATCAGTATTATGTGACGTAAGTGGTTTGTTTTTTAAACCTGCCATATCAAGCAGTAACAAAAATTTCTCCTATTTTCTAGAACCAAATTCTATGATTATTTTAGATACACTTTGAAGAAGATTCGTGGGAACGAGTTGACGGGACAAGAAAGCTGCGAGCAGATGCCACTCCCACCTTATATCTAACCACCGGAAAAAGTAAAAGAGAATTAAATAAAAGCAAAATGgcaaaaacaaatttgttgaaaacaaaacGGGCTCGTCTCATGATGCGCAGGGCAAAGGATTCCTTAAAACCCTACGTGGGATCTTTAAACCAAGATGACGAAGACTCGGACGATCAGAGGAACTCTAAAGAGCAGGGTGAAGATTTTAATAAAGCATCAACATCTGCAAACATTTCCGATTCAAGTGCAAACGAAAACTCGACAGACGACGATTCCGATTACGAAAGATTGCTGAGCAAACTGGAAAATACGAAAAAGAGACTTGAGTCCAAATTAAAAGCACAGATAGTGAAACGCAATCGTTTGCGAAGTCGTGTCAAGAAGgaaaacatctttaaaatcaAGAGACGGAAGCTCTTGCGGACGGTTTTCAATCCGGATCAAATCGAAGCACTGGAGAGAAAAGACAAGAGTCAGATAAACTGGTCAGAAGCTACCATAAAGAAGTCGCTTGATTTGCGAATGTCTTGTGGCGATGGTGGTTATGGCTGTTTATTGGGTTTAAACATTCCCCTGCCATCCTCGAACGTACTGCGAGACAAACTGCGACATTCACCCTTCAAAAGCGGAATCCAGGAGAATATATTTGAGTTACTAAAAAACAAACTCGACAATCCCGAGCACGATTACGAGAGAGATTGCGCCCTGCACTTCCGTGAAGTAGAGTTAGGTACTTACAGTCCTGAAGACATCAACGATTTCGGGGAAGATCTGACGTTACTGAAACCAAACGAGGAACCCACACACGCCCTAATTTTCATGCTCGTTGGAGCTGCTATCCAGTGGGAGCAGATTGTTGCCTTTTATTTCATTGGGCCGACAATCAAAGACTCGCAGCTGGAGATTGTGCTCGTGAAAATAATCGAAAAGGCTGAAGAATCCGGATTAAAAGTGCACAGTGTAACATCGGACATGGGATCATTTCGTCGAGAAGCCTGGAGGACCTTTGACATAACAGCGGGACGATTTTCAGTCACTATAAACAGTACACCTCATCCCCGAGACGAGAGTCGCGAGCTCTGCTTTATCGTGAATCCCTCGGACTTGATCAAGAGTCTGCACTGTGAAATGAAGGACAAGAGAGTGATACACTTTCCGGATTCGATTCAAGAACAGTACGATTTGCCGGCAAGTACCGTCAATCTGAATATGTTTGAAAAGCTTTTGTACACCCACGGAGATCAGGAAATAACGGTGATGCAAAAGCCCGAGGATCTCGAAACTAGAGTGACAACTGATCCACTCTTCAAGATCAGAGATGAGGCAGCGTACCGAACGACAGCCTGGTTTCTCACTCTGATTGCCAAATGGTTTGCAATAATGACCTACAGATATCCAAACTGTCCCATGACGAAATACGATGCAGAGGAGTACGAGGAGAGATGTTCAACCCTCGAGGACATTATCACGATTTTCAGGGCACTGAGATTCGGGGAAAATACTTCCTGGACGCCGGTGCAAACTGGTTTTGTCATCTCGACGGCTTCACTTCTTGAACTGGCCGAATACTACCTGGGAaagcagaaatttgaatttctactCACGACGAGAGTGACACAAGGCACCCTGGGTAATATATTATTGGCTACTAGTACCTTGAATACAGAACAGAGTGCTTCACAATTGAAGAAGAATTTAAAGTCCATCATGGCCTTCCAGATATTCAAGGACTTCAAGtcatttgacaattttaaaacggAAGATACGGCGGATTATTTGGAAGTTATGAAACAAGAGTAACTTTTTTgtgtttattctttttctacgaatgagaatattttgaaaattcgtagcATTAACGTTTAAAGAATTGTCCTACCGAGGTGATATTTAGTTTATCCAATTATATAGtaagttacagattgtattatcaTTTGCGTGTATTGTTTGATGAAACAATAAAGAACATTTATTATCAAAATGTTCTGTCCTTCAGATTGTGGAGAGCTTTCAGTTTGGtgtcgtattaaaaaaaaatgggaagaataaATAAGGGGCCGGGAATAAACTACGTTGCCCGTTAGAGCAGAAGAAGGAGTCGCGTCAAAAACTACAAACTTTGATAACGTTTAGCACGTTtcctgataataatttttaagaaagcttgtcaattttgcaaaaaatggccCTGcaacgcacagtggggtgaaattaGAGTTTTGAGCCTGTTATATTACTTAGAGAATAGTAACGAGAATgaaaatattaccgagaatattgggaatggttaaactgcgatacgccacatggtgacaaaaatccgaactagaaagaataggtacgatctTATGGGAAAATGCGAAAccgagaacattttttaaattctctgattttttcttgaataacttttcattttaaatcattaatatttaaatattgcaattttaatcttgtaataccttaaacatagaatattttataaacgaaataaaatagtatttcatctacaaattttaaattttcaaatttattaattcattttaaaaaagtcgttttttattatgaaagatgggtctttgaaaaaataattgaattatcaacatactagttgaatattcaacctcaAAAGTacccaacgaaaaagtgtcatagtttatatttaaatcaaaaaagaactAGATCGACGATATAAttatctcgcgctcgataatgtatttacctcgccctacgcgctcgatctttttgcataaactttttgaaactaaaggtgaaagtgtcgacagcagtaatttggtgattggaaattctcttttgttaaagctccttcggctttaacgaacacattctcaccccgtatctcgtgcttcgcactcgagtttatccctgaaattttaagtcattctcataaatgtatattattctaaTTCGTAACTTGAATTGGTATTAAAGCAGATGAAGTTTCATTatcccgtttaaaaaatttttttaattaaacgttttattgcaactttcgtcgttttcccataaactgaatttgctcctttccaatgttttctttatgatttaaactttacacatacggtctactgagcagccttaacgttttttaacttttaaattatgtatatatgtatacaaacatacacacatatatacaNNNNNNNNNNNNNNNNNNNNNNNNNNNNNNNNNNNNNNNNNNNNNNNNNNNNNNNNNNNNNNNNNNNNNNNNNNNNNNNNNNNNNNNNNNNNNNNNNNNNttattatatttgagaatatttgaaacactgtgaaaattttgcatgaaaaaatgtaactttttcttctctttcaattttttcatattgtcgGTTAATTgtcttaaaaggttcattttcgtgtgtttttttttttaattttggaaatgctataactctaataatttttaattttatgaaaaaagttatgagataaattattcgtaaaaacatatttttcggatttaaggggtcttaaaacgtggacattagaccaaaataacaaatttgtagatattttttgggtacaCAATGTTTGtcctatcatttttttcctatcttgcatagtttgaccgtaaaatgcaatttttgacttttcattagtttttgtgcggtgaaaatttgaatttttcgaaaaaaattcaaaaagtcgatatgataattttgtagggctagcgaaaagtaacatttttcttttcaactaCTATGAACAActttacatagaatttttgagtcatgaaaaaatgtgtactcaaaaattttcaaaattgtctcacttttagtattattatccaaaatgtctgactaacgaacttgtcATTTCGCTTAGCACACTAAAAGAATGTagcaaaagccaatctaatagattaatttttttcaaaagtatcgtgctcacagacagaccgacatacatacaggcataacGACAGACCGATATAtatatacagatagacacattcgtaaaaacctgtttttcggattcgggGAGTCTCGAAATGTGGATCGTTTGACAAAAtttaggggggtcaaattttatacaattctaaaaccttctctgatgagaatgtaaaaatgatttatttgccataaataattttttgatagttccgtttttagttttaatcataaaaaatagcatccaaaacaagaaaagttaaattttttgaaacccctcacacgagacgaaaaagaaattaaaagacaaaagttttgataagaatgtgcccacgcagcgagcacattttttttactgttaatgacgtttttcatgattaaagccaaaactacgcatcctatcaaaaagtgattgatgacaaatttgtagatcttttttaaatgcacaattcttgtgcattcatcttttaccgtattttgcacagtttggccgaaaaatgtaatttttggatttttcattattttgtatgctataaaaattggaattatttatttttcaacaaaattcaaaaagttgttctgataatcttgtagggcattcaaaaagcaacatttttcttctcttgacttttttttcatattgtgcgttatttggcttaaaatgttgattttcgtgtgtgttttggaattttgtaaatgctataactctggtaatttttgatttttttaaaaaagtcattacaataaattgttcgactttttgaatagtatgaataaccgtacagagatttttgaaatgttgaaataagtgttctcaaaaatattcaaaatgtgcccaccttttgtatttttatccaaaatggctgactaacgaacttgaccttcagtctAGGgtactaaacgagtgtaccaaagggcaatctaatagattaattttttcaaaagtgatcgtgttcacagacagacagacacattcgtaaagcctgtttttcggattcagggggtctcaaaacgtggacatttgacaaaaactgggggggggggggNNNNNNNNNNgggggggggggtcaaattttacacaaatataatatcttctctgatgagaatgtgataaacttcttttttcaaccaaaaagtatgaattttctataaaatattttaactctacaaaacagttgcaattttatccaaaaagatgaaacttttctTAAAACATATGGacttttacttaaataaaaacaaaaacaaattttaaaacatagttgaattttcatccgaattcAACTGAAAAGGTGCCTTTTtgttcaagaaagataaaatttctcctaaaacagatgaattaaataaaaaaacatttaaaaaatatttaaattttcaactaaagaagattgcAGTTCACTTTCTgacacaaaaataagaattgtaaataatttgctatcaaaatggatgtctttttaagaaaattatgacattttcgaccaaataataaaatttataagtaaaaggATAATATTCGAAAGAGAGTTgttgcgaattttaaaaattataatatgaaaatactttattattaacgtttttaacttgtcctattttcgaaattttaatctttaattattcagattcgagatttttcaatttaaaacgctttgaattagaaataatacaatttcagctactttctaataaaattgtacatttaaaataaattttaatctgaaattgttcaatttagaacgtttttaattagaaataatacagttttaattcctttgaattctaaaTGATCGAATTATCAaagttttatttggaaaatatttcatttttaacgttttaaactggtccaattttcaaaatttacttataatattaaatcatttgaattcgcaatttttatatttaaaataaattcgtcTCATTTTGcaagctttaaattagaaatgatacaatttctaaaattttctaataaaattgtttaattttcaaaatttaatataaaagtgtacaatttgaaacgttattaattataaataataccatTTGTGAAGCTTGTATTTAAACGcttttccggattctttttttttaggaaaattcagcgttcaaatttgaacaaaattatgagagccgattttggaatttttgtttatttcaggcTTCGCAGACCGGTCCCTATATtctatacctatttttgaattattttgcatgCCTTGAAATATGTCACATTATATATAAAGgtttcgagaaatttttaatagatttcaataattttaagaaatttttaagattttaggatattaaaaaaaattttaaggcatttgaactattttagggaatttttttattaatttaattaatttgaaatgattttaaagcttttgatatattttgagttaaaggattttctagaatttccgaagatgtggaacgattttacaggacgtttgaagttttgaaatatttcacgttattttgtaagatttccgaggatttcaatgattttaagggattttagaactctcaatgtattttaatacatttccatGCTTTCAAAAAACATCATTATAGAATATcaggaaattttataatattttagatttgaagagatttgaaatccaccctgaattctttggaattctcttgaattttatacattcactggaagtttttcaatttacagtctgtcaagttaaagcgtgggtggctttactcgcagtcggtaaatGTTTTTAATGCGAAAACAAACTCATCAATCTAAATAATGTAATGTTATTTATCAAACGAgctcatcaatttaaaaataaatcttattaatTATTGGAAAATGTTATGACCGTTTAATGATGTTCGAGTtcgagttttaaattattaattaagacaaatttcgatgttaaaacaattacttcggacaaatattttttgaaggacaagaaaaaatctgcatcagcccggatttgaacccggAACACCACTATCCATGAGGCTACCATCGAGGCCTCACAAGAAAAAATATGCTGAGGCGTCGGTGATGTAATTGTGCAACGCTCCACTCATTAATAGTGACGTTCCTGGATCAAATTGGGGCCGATgcagattttttcttgtagtttgaacattatttttccgAAGTTTTCACTTTCACGTCTTCATTTCtgattcatttttggttaaaaattcaaacttcatgtttgaaaattcgtattttccggTAAATAATTTATCcgctttgtttaaatatcaacaatctgtttgaaattttgttttcttctgaactgacaaattttgtttgtttgaaagttcaacttttttggagaattgtcattttttgggttaaaaatgcaactgtttgctggAAAATTACTCGTTTTGATTTGACAACTAATtgattaagaattcgtcttttacggttaaaaatgtaacggttccatttgtcattgaaaatgtatctgttttagttgacaattcaactacttcatttaaatttgaattacttctttaaaaaattattctgttgtttgaaaattcatcattttagttgaaaattgatctcttttgctaacaaattcaactattttgttgaaatagtgttctttttatggttgaaacatcaactacagtctgtcaagttaaagcgtgggtggctttactcgcagtcggtaaggtgtatcgacatgattttggtgtcaaaatattaagaagagctcccgcTTTCATNNNNNNNNNNNNNNNNNNNNNNNNNNNNNNNNNNNNNNNNNNNNNNNNNNNNNNNNNNNNNNNNNNNNNNNNNNNNNNNNNNNNNNNNNNNNNNNNNNNNACGAGGTAATATTCACCGACGAGGCTTCTGTTTGGGGttacgtgacgtcatcacatgcctggacacattcaaccttaagattagtg
This DNA window, taken from Belonocnema kinseyi isolate 2016_QV_RU_SX_M_011 chromosome 9, B_treatae_v1, whole genome shotgun sequence, encodes the following:
- the LOC117180334 gene encoding uncharacterized protein LOC117180334, giving the protein MTTCSARGCASSSASGASFQHFPTDPVRRKIWKTAMNRPKWRPTESSVLCDIHFEEDSWERVDGTRKLRADATPTLYLTTGKSKRELNKSKMAKTNLLKTKRARLMMRRAKDSLKPYVGSLNQDDEDSDDQRNSKEQGEDFNKASTSANISDSSANENSTDDDSDYERLLSKLENTKKRLESKLKAQIVKRNRLRSRVKKENIFKIKRRKLLRTVFNPDQIEALERKDKSQINWSEATIKKSLDLRMSCGDGGYGCLLGLNIPLPSSNVLRDKLRHSPFKSGIQENIFELLKNKLDNPEHDYERDCALHFREVELGTYSPEDINDFGEDLTLLKPNEEPTHALIFMLVGAAIQWEQIVAFYFIGPTIKDSQLEIVLVKIIEKAEESGLKVHSVTSDMGSFRREAWRTFDITAGRFSVTINSTPHPRDESRELCFIVNPSDLIKSLHCEMKDKRVIHFPDSIQEQYDLPASTVNLNMFEKLLYTHGDQEITVMQKPEDLETRVTTDPLFKIRDEAAYRTTAWFLTLIAKWFAIMTYRYPNCPMTKYDAEEYEERCSTLEDIITIFRALRFGENTSWTPVQTGFVISTASLLELAEYYLGKQKFEFLLTTRVTQGTLGNILLATSTLNTEQSASQLKKNLKSIMAFQIFKDFKSFDNFKTEDTADYLEVMKQE